The nucleotide window TGATGTGGCATCCTTGAAATGCCACCTTTAAAAGGACGCATCCTTGACATTGAGAAACACTGCCTGTATTTTGTAAATACGTAAATAGTTCATGATGCCAGAACTAAACTTATTCtttcaataataaaaaaaagttattatatGAAATTTTCTATTCTGATAAAACTGTTCTATTCAATTAATGAAGACATTTTGATATTCAAACGAATCGACAAATCATCTGGCAACTTCTGGTAACGCCGCCTTCTTTCACCACagaggatctgttccacatatttgatttggcaaaggttatacaccggatgcccttcctgatgcaaccttccccaatctatctgggcttgggaccaacaCTAAGTACGTACTGTTTTGtgctgggtattttaccaaatctgcatgcctttggactgtggggggaaaccagatcaaccagaggaaacccacacagacatagggagaacatgcaaactccatacagaaaggccctcgtcggccgctgggctcaaacccagaaccttcttgctctgtggtgacagtactaatcactgcaccacagtGCCACCCTGACTTCTGATAATGTATTCATCAGAAAAGTCACCAACactgaatatccatccatccattatctgtagccacttatcctgttctacagggtcacaggcaagctgtagcctatcccagctgactataggcgagaggcggggtacaccctggacaagtcgccaggttatcgcagggctgacacagagacaaccaacctttcacactctcattcacacctacggtcaattcagagccaccaattaaccagacctgcatgtctttggactgtgggggggaatcagatcacccagaggaaacccacaagggcacggggagaacatgcaaactccacgcaaaaaggccctcatcggccgctgggctcgaacccagaaccttcttgctctgtctGTGCCACCCCGACTTCtgacaatgtctcatctcattatctctagccgctttatcctgttctaccgggtctcaggcaagctggagcctatcccagatggctacgggcgaaaggcggggtacaccctggacaagtcgccaggtcatcacagggctgacacatagacacagacaaccattcacactcacggtcaatttagtcaccagttaacctaacctgcatgtctttggactgtgggggaaaccggagcacccggaggaaacccatgcggacacggggagaacatgcaaactccgcacagaaaggccctcgccggtcacagggctcgaacccggaccttcttgctgtgaggcgacagcgctaaccactacaccaccccgacTTCTGATAATGTATTCATCAGAAAAGTGTCACCAACACTGAATATAATGCAACTAAATAATAAACTACATAGGCCATGATGTTTCGCAACTCCTCCTCACCGGGTATGTGGTTTGCCTGTGGAAGAAAGAGGGTATCTTTGGAGATAGGGCCCTGATTCGATCCCATTTTTAAAGAGAGGTGTTTTAATTTTGGCAAGCGCTGTAGTAAATGGTGAAATGCTGCTGGAGGTATGGGTTTGCTGCAAGCATGGTAGTGAAGTGAAGTCAGATTAGTGAGCTGGGAGAGTGCATGAATGATGTCAGAGGTTGGAGCACTGACCACCTCACACAGGCTGAGGTGCGACAGCTGGTGCAGTGCAGACAGTGGGGTTAAACTGGGACAGACACACCGCCGCAGCCCGAGTCGCGTTAGGCTTTTAAACTCTCTGAGTGAGTTCAGAGCAGTGGCACAGCACACAGCCACAGTCACTGAGTGAACCCACGGGAGCCGCACTGCGAGCTGCCTCCACTCTTTCCCTTTCGCCTTCAGCACCACCACTGATCCGGACCTCCTGCTGCTGAGAGTTCTCCAGGAATGAGCCGTGAGCGAGCTGATGTTTTCAAGATACAGCCTGGTGTTCTTCCACAAAGCAGGGCGgtcgatcagtctcataaaaaacCTACAGCTCGAGCGAACACTTAATTTGTCCGGAGTGGACAAGAAATCAAACACGTGGACCCACACTTCTTCCGGAAGTCTCCATTCCGCCATCATCTCCTCCAACCTCCAGCACACTAacatacaaacaaaataaataatacGGCATGGACTTAATCTTcgatttaaaaacaatgtttatcGCGACGTTTTGTTAATCAGCAGTCAGCACACACGCCTCTTCAAACCTGTAACTTGACTTCCGGGAAAGTAATTCAGGTTGCCAGATCTTGAGCTTCTTTCAGAGCCCCGCCCACTCCAAGTGATTTGGCGTCCTATAAGGATTGGAACGACTAGTTCACATATTgtgaccaagcacacacacattaaatacgagtttctcatctcatctcattatctctagccgctttatcctgttctacagggtcgcaggcaagctggagcctatcccagctgactacgggcgaaaggcggggtacaccctggacaagtcgccaggtcatcacagggctgacacatagacacagacaaccattcacactcacattcacacctacggtcaatttagagtcaccagttaacctaacctgcatgtctttggactgtgggggaaaccggagcacccggaggaaacccatgcggacacggggagaacatgcaaactccacacagaaaggccctcgccagccacggggctcgaacccggaccttcttgctgtgaggcgacagcgctaaccactacaccaccgtacctaaATACGAGTTTCTTTCTTTtcaaaattaaatttttatttatttttcaataataaacctataaatgtcatcataaaattttttatgtaaaagtaagtttttaatattaatttctaattgtggggcggcacggtggtgtagtgattagcgctgtcgcctcacagcaagaaggtccaggttcgagccccatggccggcgagggcctttctgtgcggagtctgcattttctccccgtgtccgcgtgggtttcctccgggtgctccggtttcccccacagtccaaagacatgcaggttaggttaactggtgactctaaattgactgtaggtgtgaatgtgagtgtgaatggttgtgtgtctatgtgtcagccctgtgatgacctggcgacttgtccagggtgtaccccgcctttcgcccgtagtcagctgggataggctccagcttgcctgcaaccctgtagaacaggataaagcagctagagataatgagatgaataattttatcatgaaagtttggatatttgatacactctagaagcaggtgtttgacattttcttttacaccacaagttgtacattgattggaggttgttttttttaagacattttgtatcattaagtagacattttccaaatctaagtcttgtaattatcctttgtttgtttctgtttttgtcaGAATATGTGGTATGTTTTGTAATATTTGGTTCTAGTTGGTAGAAGAATCTACCAGTTTGGGAATTTTCCCATCTGTCTTGCCATATTCTAAAATAACATCTTTGATATGTTTTGTAATATCAGAAGTGGTAAAAGGGTAATAAATgtcataaatatatgttatttaccagttgGGAGGTCCATAtagtgaaataccatgactgaggtcttgaaagtactgagcgaggccctctgggtcgaggtcagtattcaaggccgaggtcacggtatttcaccatacgaaccgaccttaagctggtatataatatatttatttttttcttttccaaattctaacagaaaacgagagcacccggaagggaaaaccgagccaaggcaagctgccattttgaatcctcattcacggctgtaatgcaaatggcttcctcctcggtatacaagtgcactttcatggcaggaaaaaaaactacattttgccgcctatgtagtcccctatttatacaaaattgagtcattcaggattcagccatgtttttgctcagtgttagcaagttagaggtttttagctttctcccgaaatgttttattttatttcttcttcctcagggtagtaaaattcgctttcgctgtgaacactgtcattatcactatccatgctgtaaaattaatgctattttgaatcctcattcacggctgtaatgcaaatggcttcctcctcggtatacaagggcacttccatggcaggaaaaagctacattttgccgcctatgtagtcccctatttatacaaaattgagtcattcaggccatgtttttgctcagcgttagcaagagttacaggtttttagcttgatcctgaaatgttttcttttatttcttctgcctcagggtagtaaaactcgctttcgatgTGAAGACTGTTgtaatcactatccatgctgtaaaattaatgctattctcctgagaaatgctggcaaaaatgtataagatttttgataatcttataaataaatcttattaaaaaaagataaatgttgacaaaaaaatgctactatgttgtttgttgttgtgaacgagcaagtcgccagaggtccataaccagggtccgtagctggggtccgtatcataggatacggacccgctcgccagctaatcagagcgcaggatttgatggaaaccggaccgcgaaaaaaataataggTTTCATTTACTGATCTTTTGGCCAATTTATCAGCCATTTCATTTCCTATAATACCCACATGAGCTGGAATCCAACAAAAAACAACCTCACCACCCATAAAATTAAACTTGTGCATAAGATATCGGAAATCTAATAATTCTATGtcattatctctcatctcatctcattatctgtagccgctttatcctgttctacagggttgcaggcaagctggagcctatcccagctgactacgggagaaaggcgaggtacaccctggacaagtcaccagggtcATTATCTTCCTTTTGAATTTTTGTAAGACAGACAAAGAATCAGAAAATATCACACTTTGAAAGGGAGGTTTATCAATAAGAAGTTCCAAAGCCTTTGTAATTGCTAGTAACTCAGCTCTAAAAATAGTACCGTTTgagattttataatcttttttGAATGTTTAGACTTGGAATTACAATGCCAGATGCACAatcgaaatttttttttaaccatcagtAAATATATGTAAGTGTTGATTGTATTTGAGTTGAACGTGTTCTAATGCCGATTGTAACATGTAGCAACTACTATCCTCTTGTTTAGAGATTTTAGGGACTAAATCTAAGTCAACTTTAGGAGATTGGGATTCCCAGAATGGGAAAGAATCAACCAAAAGATTACAATCTGGAAGATCTGCATACCAAACTCCCCTACCactatattggctggcgttgagtggtatagatgacttgcaaccttgGCTTGGTTTGGCAAGCATCTGTCGCGGACGACAATGCTGAAGTGACCTTCATTCCACTACGCTTTGCTTCTCTCTTCGTTTTCTGAGTGTCTCTAGGTTGTTATCAGCATCCAGTAATCAGCTTTTACAGATGGAGCTTCTCCACTTAACCCTATCATGTGCAACAACAGTCCAAGTGTCAGGATAGATAGAAAAATCTTTAGAGTCCTTCTTGAGGACATCTTTAAAGCGCAGTCTTGGTCTTCTTGTCTGGCGAGTTCCTTCCTTCAGCACACTGTGAAGTATCTTGCGTGGTACATGAGTGGTGGGCATTTGAGTAACATGACCAGCCCATCTGAGGCATATGAACTTCCGCCTTGAAGACAGAGGTTCTGACTTTGTAGCTTCAAAGAGTTCCTGGTTAGTCATTTTGTCTTcccatgttttgccaatgattgagtggagatttcttttgtggaaggcACTGAGGCGTGATTCCTGGTGCCTGTAAGTGGGCCAGGATTCAGCTCCATAAATACACAATTTTTCTTAGATGAGGTAATTAGGCAATGACAGACCACCCCATCTGTCAGTGCTGTGGTGGTGACCAATAGTACCTTACTGGTTAGGGGCTGCCTAACTTCAGTGGGCGGTAACTATCATGGGATTAAATAACCCCTCCCACTCTCAAAAGAAATCCCTGGCGTCAGAGCATATCACCATAACTCTTAGCTTATAACCAGTAACTACTTCTTTCCAAGTTTTTGTTTCCTGCAGTAGAAGTGACTACAGTCACAGCTTTCCTCTGTGAATACTGGATTAAGTGACGTTGGTGGGAAGGTCACTCCCAGGACTAGAAAGCTACCTTGGGCGGTCCTAGTCGCTTATCAAGGGCTTCTCTCGCCCAGAACCTCTCTGCATCAGAGGAAAGGCACAGCCAATACGACTGAGAGAGATTTTGGGTGCAGGGGCTGCCATCAGAGTCAGTGGTACTATACATCAGATGCCTACAATGGGACCCCGGATCCATTTTTGCATGTTGGCTGTTGGCTCGCAAGGAGCTCCTACGCCCTTTAACAGGTCTTGTTTTTAATCCTGCtgggtgacatgccaccctcctcaccagcCAAAGGCTGGTGGGGGAGTGACAACGcctgacttgcaaccacatgatcaaaatgtgctacgtcatgaatgTCCGTCATGATGGTGGatgtacaaagcaactaggatggtagctgctgaaagtgtgtctgtaaacaatgctgaattttctcagtattaccacgatttgaatgatcgagcaaagatagatatgtgtggttttgacccatattatttaaaaaaagtcagacttttctgaagataagacacttctactgaccatcgagtaggaATACAGGTCACTTCATCCAATGAtcattttgtccaatagttaagacattttgtccaaagcctttttcatatgcactatcaattattttatatttcaggtatttgtttgttcaaaaaaggaggaattctcaatggaatttgactgaagcaaaacacaaTTTTGtacagcaaatgagtgccatagtatagatcatattaaatctttaggtgctgAGCAGCGCTCTCGCAGGGGCTTCGTTCACGAATCCCAGGCCAAGGCATGGTTGTACCAACCTAAGACCATGCTCTTTCAAGggagaggcttagagggaggtgcctgtaaaatttggctttgccatgagctccgttggccgagttattaatttttaaagccgactggatcatattaaattttTAGGTGCAGAGCAGCGCTCTCGCAAGGTTTTCATTCGCAAAcacaggaatacctgaaatataaaataattgatagtgcatctgaaaaaggctttggacaaaatgtcttaactattgcatGAAATGGTCATTagatgaagtgtcctgatccccttgtctcctctccatactaagcctcagagtttcctcgccctctttccaaatcacggatgaaattctaaaaaaatcggaacatgccacagtcacgagtactgttgtgaccacaaccatacagtacaaagatatggcatagctaaaagaacgcttaaagcagtggcaaaacaaagagagttgcgcacacgtgactatgttttgtatggaatgtcgcttgaccccgcatttgtatatccaccaacatggccgacatccgggtttctattttgctttgacgccacttgcaagtcaaggattcttgggtttcacatgatgtcaaatccacctcattagttattcaaaactttagctggtggtctaccaaagctcagttgacaaagcgtttgtacagagaaggtgcattgctcgaatGAAAAATTCCttatgcttgtgttgttttaggttgttcgaatcgatcaaaccgtgaaactaataaaagtttcttcagggttcctgtgaactaataaaaaagggtgtacaaacataggatttcacaaaaagacgttgagaaaggtggcttttgaacctctcactgaaatcaaagggagccaaGTCGAAGTATGCTCGAGTtttcagtgatcacttcgtgaaaggtttgtatctccctctcagctatggccttagtgttttccaagtacttttcttgctatgtgtcgttatttcatggtattttttttttagtcatgaagcgctaaagttcccagctgtttctttgtttactcctcacttgatggccgccatattgaaaacAACGCGTGTCtcgctttctttaacagggtgtcctagcggtcttttcaatgagtctttcagcaagtgcacatgatcaaaacaaccatgaataataaagtccatatgcatgtgtagaagtcagagtgggtgggtggagcacagaagtacggcaggccagaactgagttccaaaactcttttattttagcttttcagcttacacTTTTTCATACTCTCCCagttgcacgcacacacacacacacacacacacacacacacaagtcatctggtgcgggagagagctcccttcctctgccctctctctccttatatagggcgtggttgctgggaagacacacaaacacaggttaattcacatcaggtgtagtgattctgccacttaccttccctgactccgccctccggtcacagaccgatgcttgaccacgcccccactgccacatacccccaccgcccgactcaggccgggcagctgtccggcccgcagccgactccccccccttgacgggagagaaagtccgccatgaccatctgtgcccccggcctgtggaccaccttgaagttaaagggttggagtgccagataccaacgggtgatccgcgcgttggcatccttcatgcggtggagccactggaggggcaaaaaggccgttttttctcaggataatggagtcaaggggatctgccaatcggggcgatttctcagagacaacaagggaagccaagcttcccctaaaattctctccccaaactgcggcatctatgacgttgaattctcactaaaacaataacttgcataacataatatatgcccaagattgtatttacgttcataactatcctgtaatggcccttttccactaccctttttcagctcacttcagctcgcttcagctcacttcagcccgacacggctcgcgtttcgactaccaaaaaccagcacgactcagctcgtttcagccctgcttagcccctaaaactcgcaccgttttggagtggggctgaagcgagccaagccgtgccgactgaggctgggggcgtgagcagacactcccctgtgcactgattggtgaggaggcgtgtcctcacatgcccacacacgccccgcgagcgcgctgggatctgtaaacaccgcaaacccggaagaagaagaattacgaattacgagaatttctgaagccttatgcacctcgcctcatctatacgctcttgccagtatctgttggcgttgtcggtgacaacaagccacagcaccaagaccagcaacactaacgacaccatgtcctccatgtttattgtttactatccgggtcgtgagataccgcttaaaagctcactgaatcagtgacatacagagcatcgtggacgagttcgcggagcgcaaggctcgtcgcatgcccttcaaataatgcgcgcagtaggctattgatgttttattatgagccatgtacagtatgtcgcctaatgtttttttgtttctgagttacatgttcgtttgaaggacttaatgtacaaaataacatagttgcaccccgtagtgttgaaattggtaaacacagtgcattcagtgaggtttgcaccgccctccttttatttctgactcttcctgtcaccactctgagcgctcattcgtatgcccttcaaataatgtgcgcagtataggctattgatgttttattatgagccatgtacagtatcctaatgttttttgtttctgagttacatgttcgtttgaaggacttgatgtactaaataacatagttgcacccggtagtgttgaaattggtaatcaccgcagttgcggacattttgtagcctaaaatgatgttatgataagctttaataaagggcccggtcatttgccccgcccccggcccggctctgacttgttccgccactgtcactgatgtcactgtttgcgctgcttaacgacatcacgtgacgtccacccactttcactaactccacccaatgtgtccacccacttccagccagcacggttcagcgcggttgtagtcgaaatgcaactccaacagccccgctcagctcgactcagctcgactcggcacggcacggctcagccgcgtttgtagtggaaaagcggcataacttatttgagtgatgtctgatgaacttgcagttcgctatgagaatcacctttgctgccaggctgtaaccagcattgccagatactgctgacgttttccagccaaaatatggtatgtt belongs to Neoarius graeffei isolate fNeoGra1 chromosome 11, fNeoGra1.pri, whole genome shotgun sequence and includes:
- the im:7136021 gene encoding uncharacterized protein im:7136021 isoform X1; translation: MLVCWRLEEMMAEWRLPEEVWVHVFDFLSTPDKLSVRSSCRFFMRLIDRPALWKNTRLYLENISSLTAHSWRTLSSRRSGSVVVLKAKGKEWRQLAVRLPWVHSVTVAVCCATALNSLREFKSLTRLGLRRCVCPSLTPLSALHQLSHLSLCEVVSAPTSDIIHALSQLTNLTSLHYHACSKPIPPAAFHHLLQRLPKLKHLSLKMGSNQGPISKDTLFLPQANHIPEDPQCRVPALTSLELLNYSDPILFPVALQGIPSLRLLTVQYRGWSVEPELCHLKTWLSTMPLLSELNISLGYELGAYANSVPATVHRLSLKGVMAEIKALRDLAQRVPDLLHLHLDLYFHKKQSLIAEIPWLFPKLQSLAIRYHKVPVEELLGLAQLSHLKYLVILDPITGPNSALTDLTQKMHIQTNYRVNVIHLPRSKVPNACLCANY
- the im:7136021 gene encoding uncharacterized protein im:7136021 isoform X2, with the protein product MLVCWRLEEMMAEWRLPEEVWVHVFDFLSTPDKLSVRSSCRFFMRLIDRPALWKNTRLYLENISSLTAHSWRTLSSRRSGSVVVLKAKGKEWRQLAVRLPWVHSVTVAVCCATALNSLREFKSLTRLGLRRCVCPSLTPLSALHQLSHLSLCEVVSAPTSDIIHALSQLTNLTSLHYHACSKPIPPAAFHHLLQRLPKLKHLSLKMGSNQGPISKDTLFLPQANHIPDPQCRVPALTSLELLNYSDPILFPVALQGIPSLRLLTVQYRGWSVEPELCHLKTWLSTMPLLSELNISLGYELGAYANSVPATVHRLSLKGVMAEIKALRDLAQRVPDLLHLHLDLYFHKKQSLIAEIPWLFPKLQSLAIRYHKVPVEELLGLAQLSHLKYLVILDPITGPNSALTDLTQKMHIQTNYRVNVIHLPRSKVPNACLCANY